The following proteins are encoded in a genomic region of Portunus trituberculatus isolate SZX2019 chromosome 13, ASM1759143v1, whole genome shotgun sequence:
- the LOC123503037 gene encoding arf-GAP with dual PH domain-containing protein 1-like isoform X3 has product MRWKWTKKKGVKENPEWASYNLGVFICTTCATWHRKLGTHVSKVKHLKLDKWDDEQVQNMEEIGNEKAKQKYEQHVPPCYRVPKPGDPPVLQEQWVRAKYERQEFIHVDKQTYNTNEIEGRLMKKARDENKYYERKFSVSENCLKYYNKENSKEPKVTITLSELSVCLAPPKMKQNNGMQLSYMCDGSTRHIYVYHASGETIIHWYMAIRNIKLNRLLVAYPSATPEEVVPYLTNDFTMEGWLSKTGPSERDAYRKRWFTLDDRKLMYHENPMDPYPRGEIFLGHKDDNYSVSEGVPRGCKEHDCAFSLVTPDRTFVMSAPTREERAQWMKAINTVLERPLRPQDNQSKAEIEAKRKSSRGSRHSFFNFH; this is encoded by the exons ATGCGGTGGAAGTGGActaagaagaaaggagtgaaggaaa ATCCAGAATGGGCATCTTACAACCTTGGCGTGTTCATCTGCACCACCTGCGCCACCTGGCACAGGAAGCTGGGAACCCATGTGTCCAAGGTGAAGCATCTCAAGCTGGACAA GTGGGATGATGAGCAGGTGCAGAATATGGAGGAGATAGGGAACGAGAAAGCTAAACAGAAATATGAGCAACACGTCCCTCCCTGCTACAGAGTGCCTAAGCCAGGTGACCCTCC TGTGTTACAGGAGCAGTGGGTGAGGGCTAAGTATGAGCGCCAGGAGTTTATACATGTGGACAAACAGACGTACAACACCAATGAAATTGAGGGACGGTTGATGAAGAAGGCGCGAGATGAGAACAAGTATTACGAGAGGAAATTTTCAGTGTCGGAGAATTGTTTGAAGTATTACAATAAGGAG AATTCTAAGGAGCCCAAAGTAACCATCACCCTTTCGGAGCTGAGCGTTTGCCTGGCGCCGCCCAAGATGAAGCAGAACAACGGCATGCAGCTCTCCTATATGTGTGATGGCTCCACGCGGCACATCTATGTCTACCACGCCTCGGGGGAGACTATCATCCACTGGTACATGGCTATCCGGAATATCAAACTGAACCGTCTCCTTGTGGCCTATCCAAGTGCAACGccggaggag GTGGTTCCTTACTTAACCAATGACTTCACGATGGAGGGCTGGCTCTCCAAGACAGGCCCCAGCGAGAGGGATGCCTACCGAAAGAGATGGTTCACTCTGGATGACCGCAAGTTAATGTACCACGAGAACCCCATG GACCCATACCCAAGAGGGGAGATCTTCCTGGGGCACAAGGATGACAACTATTCTGTGAGTGAGGGTGTGCCAAGAGGCTGCAAGGAGCATGACTGTGCCTTCTCTCTGGTCACCCCTGATCGGACGTTTGTCATGTCAGCGCCGACACGTGAGGAGCGAGCACAGTGGATGAAGGCAATCAACACCGTTCTGGAGCGACCCTTGCGGCCACAGGACAATCAGAGTAAGGCGGAGATTGAAGCAAAGAGAAAGTCCTCACGAGGCTCACGACATTCCTTCTTTAACTTCCACTAG
- the LOC123503037 gene encoding arf-GAP with dual PH domain-containing protein 1-like isoform X2, translating into MGDRNSRRIIELAKLVGNSVCGDCGCSNPEWASYNLGVFICTTCATWHRKLGTHVSKVKHLKLDKWDDEQVQNMEEIGNEKAKQKYEQHVPPCYRVPKPGDPPVLQEQWVRAKYERQEFIHVDKQTYNTNEIEGRLMKKARDENKYYERKFSVSENCLKYYNKENSKEPKVTITLSELSVCLAPPKMKQNNGMQLSYMCDGSTRHIYVYHASGETIIHWYMAIRNIKLNRLLVAYPSATPEEVVPYLTNDFTMEGWLSKTGPSERDAYRKRWFTLDDRKLMYHENPMDPYPRGEIFLGHKDDNYSVSEGVPRGCKEHDCAFSLVTPDRTFVMSAPTREERAQWMKAINTVLERPLRPQDNQMAVNLVRKKPGKFSLDIFSLG; encoded by the exons ATGGGGGATAGGAACTCCCGCAGGATAATAGAGCTGGCCAAACTGGTCGGCAACAGTGTTTGTGGCGACTGTGGATGTTCCA ATCCAGAATGGGCATCTTACAACCTTGGCGTGTTCATCTGCACCACCTGCGCCACCTGGCACAGGAAGCTGGGAACCCATGTGTCCAAGGTGAAGCATCTCAAGCTGGACAA GTGGGATGATGAGCAGGTGCAGAATATGGAGGAGATAGGGAACGAGAAAGCTAAACAGAAATATGAGCAACACGTCCCTCCCTGCTACAGAGTGCCTAAGCCAGGTGACCCTCC TGTGTTACAGGAGCAGTGGGTGAGGGCTAAGTATGAGCGCCAGGAGTTTATACATGTGGACAAACAGACGTACAACACCAATGAAATTGAGGGACGGTTGATGAAGAAGGCGCGAGATGAGAACAAGTATTACGAGAGGAAATTTTCAGTGTCGGAGAATTGTTTGAAGTATTACAATAAGGAG AATTCTAAGGAGCCCAAAGTAACCATCACCCTTTCGGAGCTGAGCGTTTGCCTGGCGCCGCCCAAGATGAAGCAGAACAACGGCATGCAGCTCTCCTATATGTGTGATGGCTCCACGCGGCACATCTATGTCTACCACGCCTCGGGGGAGACTATCATCCACTGGTACATGGCTATCCGGAATATCAAACTGAACCGTCTCCTTGTGGCCTATCCAAGTGCAACGccggaggag GTGGTTCCTTACTTAACCAATGACTTCACGATGGAGGGCTGGCTCTCCAAGACAGGCCCCAGCGAGAGGGATGCCTACCGAAAGAGATGGTTCACTCTGGATGACCGCAAGTTAATGTACCACGAGAACCCCATG GACCCATACCCAAGAGGGGAGATCTTCCTGGGGCACAAGGATGACAACTATTCTGTGAGTGAGGGTGTGCCAAGAGGCTGCAAGGAGCATGACTGTGCCTTCTCTCTGGTCACCCCTGATCGGACGTTTGTCATGTCAGCGCCGACACGTGAGGAGCGAGCACAGTGGATGAAGGCAATCAACACCGTTCTGGAGCGACCCTTGCGGCCACAGGACAATCAGA TGGCGGTCAACTTGGTTCGGAAAAAGCCAGGCAAGTTCAGCTTAGACATCTTCAGCTTAGGTTAA
- the LOC123503037 gene encoding arf-GAP with dual PH domain-containing protein 1-like isoform X1, which translates to MGDRNSRRIIELAKLVGNSVCGDCGCSNPEWASYNLGVFICTTCATWHRKLGTHVSKVKHLKLDKWDDEQVQNMEEIGNEKAKQKYEQHVPPCYRVPKPGDPPVLQEQWVRAKYERQEFIHVDKQTYNTNEIEGRLMKKARDENKYYERKFSVSENCLKYYNKENSKEPKVTITLSELSVCLAPPKMKQNNGMQLSYMCDGSTRHIYVYHASGETIIHWYMAIRNIKLNRLLVAYPSATPEEVVPYLTNDFTMEGWLSKTGPSERDAYRKRWFTLDDRKLMYHENPMDPYPRGEIFLGHKDDNYSVSEGVPRGCKEHDCAFSLVTPDRTFVMSAPTREERAQWMKAINTVLERPLRPQDNQSKAEIEAKRKSSRGSRHSFFNFH; encoded by the exons ATGGGGGATAGGAACTCCCGCAGGATAATAGAGCTGGCCAAACTGGTCGGCAACAGTGTTTGTGGCGACTGTGGATGTTCCA ATCCAGAATGGGCATCTTACAACCTTGGCGTGTTCATCTGCACCACCTGCGCCACCTGGCACAGGAAGCTGGGAACCCATGTGTCCAAGGTGAAGCATCTCAAGCTGGACAA GTGGGATGATGAGCAGGTGCAGAATATGGAGGAGATAGGGAACGAGAAAGCTAAACAGAAATATGAGCAACACGTCCCTCCCTGCTACAGAGTGCCTAAGCCAGGTGACCCTCC TGTGTTACAGGAGCAGTGGGTGAGGGCTAAGTATGAGCGCCAGGAGTTTATACATGTGGACAAACAGACGTACAACACCAATGAAATTGAGGGACGGTTGATGAAGAAGGCGCGAGATGAGAACAAGTATTACGAGAGGAAATTTTCAGTGTCGGAGAATTGTTTGAAGTATTACAATAAGGAG AATTCTAAGGAGCCCAAAGTAACCATCACCCTTTCGGAGCTGAGCGTTTGCCTGGCGCCGCCCAAGATGAAGCAGAACAACGGCATGCAGCTCTCCTATATGTGTGATGGCTCCACGCGGCACATCTATGTCTACCACGCCTCGGGGGAGACTATCATCCACTGGTACATGGCTATCCGGAATATCAAACTGAACCGTCTCCTTGTGGCCTATCCAAGTGCAACGccggaggag GTGGTTCCTTACTTAACCAATGACTTCACGATGGAGGGCTGGCTCTCCAAGACAGGCCCCAGCGAGAGGGATGCCTACCGAAAGAGATGGTTCACTCTGGATGACCGCAAGTTAATGTACCACGAGAACCCCATG GACCCATACCCAAGAGGGGAGATCTTCCTGGGGCACAAGGATGACAACTATTCTGTGAGTGAGGGTGTGCCAAGAGGCTGCAAGGAGCATGACTGTGCCTTCTCTCTGGTCACCCCTGATCGGACGTTTGTCATGTCAGCGCCGACACGTGAGGAGCGAGCACAGTGGATGAAGGCAATCAACACCGTTCTGGAGCGACCCTTGCGGCCACAGGACAATCAGAGTAAGGCGGAGATTGAAGCAAAGAGAAAGTCCTCACGAGGCTCACGACATTCCTTCTTTAACTTCCACTAG